Part of the Syntrophorhabdaceae bacterium genome, AGGACGTGGGCGCACAATGGATCGTAGTTTTCACGCGCTCGGGCTTTACTGCCCGTCTCATTTCGAAATTCAGGCCGAAGACACCGATAATCGCGTTTTCCCCGGAACAAAAGGTGGTCAGGCAGATGTCCATGTATTGGGGTGTCACGGCTTACTGTCTCAAGCATTTTACCGACACGGATAGCCTTATACGAGGCGTTGACGGGATGCTCGTCAAGCTCGGTCACGCAAAAGCCGGCGCGAGGATTCTTATCGTTGCGAGCCACCCGCCATCAATCTCAGGGAAGACCAATTTCATGAAGCTACACATTGTAACGTAAAGGTCAAAATTCTCATCAAAAAACGTCTTGACAAACATTTTAGATATTTTGTATTATGAAACATAGTTTCTTAATACGGAACATCTGATCATGAAGTCAAAACCTTCAAACCTTGTACAGACGATTGAAAGGGCCTCAAAGATCCTTGATCTGGTGGCGCAGAACTCCCAGGGCATCGGTATCGGAAACCTGTCGGAGGCGCTGAAACTCCCCAAGGGAACGGTCCACCGACTTCTCACCTCGCTTGCCTATTGTGGCTATATCAAGCAAGACGCAAAGACCAAGAACTATCTTCTGGGACTCAAGCTGCTTGAACTGGGAAACCTCATTATCAATCAGCTTGATCTGAGAAAGGTTGCCGAGCCTCTTTTGAAAGACCTTGTGGAGCGCACAAAAGAGACGGTGCATATGGTAATCATCGATAACAATGAGGTGGTTTACATCGATAAGCTAGAAACCGAGCAGACGACCGGGGGGCTCAAGATGTCATCCAAGGTGGGCTCGCGCAACCCCGCACATAGCTGTGCCGTGGGAAAAGTATTGCTCTGCTATTGGCCGGAAGAAGACGTCGACAATCTTATCGAGGAAAAAAAACTGGCTCGAAAGACCGCGCACACCGTTGTGGATCCGAGAGAGTTGAAAGCGCAGCTCGCAATCATCAAGAACCAGGGGTACGCCATCGACGACGAGGAAAACGAGGTAGGCATCCGCTGCATCGGGGCCCCCATCTTCAACGATAAAGGCAAAGCGGTATGCGCGATCAGTCTCTCCGGTCCCGCCTTCAGGGTTACAAAGAAATCCATACAAGATACGCTCAAAAGAGAGTTGATTGAAACAGCGCTGGAAATCTCAGAACGTTTGGGATTCAAGGCTTGCTCGTGAAAAATCCGGCATAGCCGTAGAATGTTTATCAACACCAACTAAAATAAGGAGGGCAAGATGAAAAAGCTATCCGTCATTCTTTTGTTCCTGATTTTCAGTGTTTCACTCGCTTATGGACAGGCTGCCAAACCTGCCGTCATCGAAATGAAGCTGGCTCACTTTGCGGCCGACGACCATCCCGGAAATATCGCAAGCAAAATGTTCGCCGAAGCCGTGGAGAAAA contains:
- a CDS encoding IclR family transcriptional regulator — translated: MKSKPSNLVQTIERASKILDLVAQNSQGIGIGNLSEALKLPKGTVHRLLTSLAYCGYIKQDAKTKNYLLGLKLLELGNLIINQLDLRKVAEPLLKDLVERTKETVHMVIIDNNEVVYIDKLETEQTTGGLKMSSKVGSRNPAHSCAVGKVLLCYWPEEDVDNLIEEKKLARKTAHTVVDPRELKAQLAIIKNQGYAIDDEENEVGIRCIGAPIFNDKGKAVCAISLSGPAFRVTKKSIQDTLKRELIETALEISERLGFKACS